The DNA sequence TGTCGAACGTGGCGTCGCGTGCCTTGTTCAGCTCGCCGTAGGTCTCCTCGATGTCGGCGAGGAAGTACCAGGTCCGGTCCAGGTGACCGGGGGCCATGCCGGCCTGCGCCAGCGCCGCCTCCAGCCCGCGCAGCGCCGCCAGCGTCTGCTCGAACGTGGACCCGTCGCGACCGGGCGCGGCGACGTGCACCAGCCGTCGGACCTCGGCGCCGTCCTCGTGGGTGCGGACCAGGCGGGTGCCGGCGTCGAGCGCGACCACCTGCACCTCCGCGCCGGGCAGCGGGACGATCGCGGTGATCTCGACGCCGGGCCGGCCGGTGGCCGCATACTGGGGGCCGGCGGTCAGTGGGCGCAGGGACCGCTCGCCCTCGGGTGCCAGCTCGGCGTCGCCGAAGACCACGACGCGCAGGCACTCGGCGCCCGGCTCCCTCGTGACCTGTTCGACGGCGGCGTCGACATCGGCCTGTGTGATGACGTCTCGGGACGCCGGCCAGTAGGCCTGCACCTCGTCGTACCGGATTCCGCGGACACGTCGAATGACGATGACGCCCTCCCCGTGGTGACTGTCGCGTTCGGCGGCAGGGCTGGCCGCCAGAACGAGGAATCTGGCTCTGCGAAACCGTGGGGAACGTCGTCGTGTCCCACTCCGGTCAACGCCGCGACGGCTCGCCCATCCTGACACGCGGCGGCATCGTCGTCCACCCGATAAGTGGACGACAGTTAGCCGTTGATCTATGCGAGGGCGGTTTCGCCAGTTCAGGGCGCTCGGAGTCGGGCCCCCTGAGTGTCTGCGAGAGTGATCGGAAAACCCCACCCGGTGAGATAAAAAGCCATCATATCCGACAAAGCTCCCACTTCTCGGGTGCGCGTGCGGGCGCGCGGTTTGACATCATGGGCGCGGAGCAGGTGACGGGGGCGTCGCGGGAAGCGATACGGGGAAAGGGCACTTCGACATGTGGGAAACGGCCGGGTCGGCTTTCCAGGAAATGTTCTGCCGGATGTACGGGGTAGCCGAACCGGCGGTGCCGCTGCGCAAGATAATCCACTGGTGGGCCGTCACCGCCGATATCGGGATGCAGGACGACGACTGCAATCTCGGCACGGCTTTCGTGCCGGCCGGACATTTCTACGAGATGCACATCCCGGTGCCCGGCGACGAGCGGCGGCGGACCGATCGTGACCGCGCCCGGCAGTCCGGCGCGGACTGGTTGCTCTACCCGCAGATCCGCACCACCGGCGACACCACCGCTCTCGCCCGGGACGGCTTCCTCGACCTGCCCTGGTTCATGGAGGCCCAGTACCAGGTGCGTGCCGGCGTCGACGACGACCTGCGGGCCCAACTGGGCAACTCCCGCTACCGGGACCTGCGCCGGTTGGTGCGCCGCGCGGCTGCCGAGTACGACTACCGCGTCCTCGACGGCGCCGGGGCCGCGGCCGACCCCGCGGCGCTCAAGGACTTCGACCGGTTGCACGCGCTCAACCTGGCCAAGTACGGCCACCGCTACAACCACCTGTCGTCCACCGCCCTGGAACTGGTTCTGGACTCCCCGCTGCGCGACCGCACGCGGCTCTTCCTGCGACAGTCGCGTGCCGACGGCGCGACCGTGCAGGTCGTGCTCTGCTTCCTCGACCCGACCGGCACCGAGCTGACCATCCTCGCCCAGGGCATCGACCCCGCCCTGGTGACGCCCGGTCAGAACGTCTACCGCGCCGCGTTCTACGAACTCTTCCGCTGGGGCGAGGGCCACGGCATCGGTGTCTTCAGCCTCGGACGCGGCAACGAGGTCAAGAAACTCGACGTCGGGGCGAACACCTACCACCTGCTGGCCAACCACATCGGCGGGGTGTCCGGAGCCGACCCCGCCGTGTTCGCGCCGATGCGCGCCAGACTGCGCGAGTTCTTCGACCGGGTGATCGGCGAACTCGAGTCCACCGGCGGCGACCGGGTGACCGTGCGGCGATGACGGACCTGGTCGAGGAGAGTTCCGCCACCGGACGGCGACGGCTGCCGCGGGCGTTCTGGGTGCTCTGGACCGGCAGCCTGGTGAACCGGCTCGGCTACCTGATCCAACCGTTCCTCGCGCTGTACCTGTCGGGCCAGTGGCGCCTGTCGCCCGGCACGGTCGGCCTGGTCCTGGCGAGCTTCGGCGCCGGAGCCGTGGTCTCACAGCCGCTCGGTGGCTGGCTGGCGGACCGGTGGGGCGGGCGGCGCACGCTCGTCGCCGGTCTGCTGGCCACCGCCGTGACGGCGATGACGATCCCCTGGGCCGGCACCGTGCCCCTTCTGGTCGGTGCGGTGGTGCTCTACGGCCTCACCGTCGACCTCTACCGGCCGGCCCTTGCCGCTCTCGTCGTCGCCACGGTCCCCGGCGAGCACCGGGCACGTGCCTTCGGCCTGATCTTCTGGGCGGTCAACCTGGGCAGCGCGGTGGCGGGACTGGCCGGCGGCCTGATGGCTGCGCGCGGCTTCGTGCTGCTGTTCGCGGTCGACGCCGCGAGCTGCGTGATCTTCGCGTTGGTCGCGGTGCGACTGCTGCCCGCCGACCGGCGGAGCGCCCGGGACGGCGGCCGGGGCGGCGCGGCGGGCCCGGGCTCCGACGCCCTGCTGTGGGCGGTGACCGGCACCTTCCTGGTGTTCGCGGTGCTGCTCGCGCAGGCGTACGTGACGATGCCGCTGATCATGCTCGACCAGGGGCTGCCTCCCACGGCGTACGGTCTGGTCATCGCGGTGAACCCGATCGTGATCCTGGTGCTGCAACCGCTGCTCGCCGGGCGGCTGGCCGACTGGCCGAGACCGACCGTCTACGCCGGCAGCCTGGCCGTCACCGGGCTGGGCTTCGGGTTGCTCGCCGCCGCGCGGAGCGTACCTGTCTACGCGTTCGCGGTCCTGATCTGGACGCTGGGGGAGATCGGCGTGGCCACGGTCGGCCCGACCCTGGTGACGGAGATCGCCGCGCCGGGGTCGGAGGGGCGCTACAGCGGTCTGTTCGGCATGGCGTACGGCGCTTCCAGCCTGGTCGGGCCGCTCGCCGGCACCACGGTGCTGGACGCGGCCGGGCCGACGACGTTGTGGGGGAGCTGCGCCGTGTCCGGCATCGCGGCGGCTGCCGCGGCCTTCGCCCTGCGGGGCGCGATGCTCCGACGGACGGCGCTCGCCCGGCCCGGGTGAGCGTCAGCCCGCAGCCCGGGTGATGCGTGCCTCGCGGGGATTGCGGGCGAGCCGGAGCAGGTCACGACCGTCGACCTGGAGCGTGCGGTCGTTACGGCCGCTGCCGCAGTAGACGGGGCCCATACCGGCGACCGCGACGTCGAAGACGGTGATCACGCCGTCGGCGTCGGTGAGCGGACTGGCGCCGCCCGGCTCCATGTCGAGCGCGTCGAGCACGGCCGGGTCGGCGGGGCGCAGCCGTGACCGTGCGGTGCCCACGGCTTCCGCGAGGCCCCGGTAGTCGAGCCGGGCCGGCCCGGGCAGCACCGCCAGCACCACTGTGTCCGGCGGGCCCTCGAAGGCCAGGGTCTTCACCGATCGCTCCACCGGGAACTCGCGCAACGCCGCCACGTCGTCGCCCGTACGGACGGCCCGATGCGTGGCCACCGCATAGGTTGCCCCGGCTCGGTCGAGAATGCGCATCGGCGTCGGCGCCGCATCGCGGGAATGTGTCATGTCGCCGACACTACCGGTCCCGCGCCCGGGTATCCCGGCGGTGTCCGACTTGTAGGTTCGGTGGGGAAGTGTCAGTGGTGTCGGCCAATGCAAACAAAGGATCATGGGAGTTCCATTGACATCAACCCCGGGCGGGAGTTAACTATTTCACGGCCACAAGAGTGTTCCGCGGAGTCTACGCGGTAACTCGACGCAGCGCTGACACGGGGGTTTTCGCGCATGAGCCACGCCATTCGGCAGACCTGATCTGACTGTTGACCTGTTGATGTCGCCCTGCGCTGTCGCCGTGGTGACCGCTTCTGCCTGCTCTTCCGTGCGTACGGCCACCACATCGCGGTGGCGGCCACCGCACGTCTGAAGCCGCCACACATGCCGTTCCGTCTGCCCGGAACCACAGGAGGCTTACCTATGTCTCGATCCTTTCCGCCTTTTGCGGAAATCGTCGCGGAGGCCCAGCGGAGCCTGGACGCGATGCCGATCGAACAGCTTGCCGAGATCGGCATTCTGCAGCCGATCGAGAATTACTACCTGGTCGGCACGTACCCGCCCCTCAAGGCAATGGGGGAGATCACCCCGACCGAAACCTTCGCCGGTCTGACCCGTAACGCGAATATCTACCTGCACCTGCCGTTCTGCGAGCAGCGCTGCACGTTCTGCCACTTCGCCAAGGAGATCCGGCCGGACTCGCCCCGGGTGACCCGGTACCTCGCCGCACTGCACCGTGAACTCGAGATCGTGACCGGCATGCTCCCGCACCCGGTCACCGCGGAAACGGTGTACTTCGGCGGCGGGACCCCGTCCTACCTGTCCGCCGCGCAGATCACGGCGCTCTTCGCCCGGTTGCGGCGGCACATCGACGTCCCGGACACCGCCGAGATCACCTTCGAGCTCCACCCGTCGGTCATCGACGCGCCCGACTACACCGACCGGCTCGACGCGCTGCGCGACGCCGGGGTGAACCGGTGGGTCTTCGGCGTGCAGTCCATGGACGACCGGGTGCTGCGAAAGCTCAACCGCGGGCACGAGGCGTCCCACGTCTACCGGCTGCTCGACCTGCTGCACGAGCGGGGCCTGGACAACCACTCGGTCGACCTGATCTTCGGGCTGCCGTACCAGACCGAGGAGAACTGGTACACGACGTTGACCAGCCTGATCGGGTACGGCGTCGACAAGTTCAACATCTTCCCGCTGATGTTCAAGCAGGCCGACCCGATCTCGGCGCACTACCGCAACGAGCCGGGGATCT is a window from the Micromonospora sp. DSM 45708 genome containing:
- a CDS encoding YbaK/EbsC family protein, translating into MATHRAVRTGDDVAALREFPVERSVKTLAFEGPPDTVVLAVLPGPARLDYRGLAEAVGTARSRLRPADPAVLDALDMEPGGASPLTDADGVITVFDVAVAGMGPVYCGSGRNDRTLQVDGRDLLRLARNPREARITRAAG
- a CDS encoding MFS transporter, producing MTDLVEESSATGRRRLPRAFWVLWTGSLVNRLGYLIQPFLALYLSGQWRLSPGTVGLVLASFGAGAVVSQPLGGWLADRWGGRRTLVAGLLATAVTAMTIPWAGTVPLLVGAVVLYGLTVDLYRPALAALVVATVPGEHRARAFGLIFWAVNLGSAVAGLAGGLMAARGFVLLFAVDAASCVIFALVAVRLLPADRRSARDGGRGGAAGPGSDALLWAVTGTFLVFAVLLAQAYVTMPLIMLDQGLPPTAYGLVIAVNPIVILVLQPLLAGRLADWPRPTVYAGSLAVTGLGFGLLAAARSVPVYAFAVLIWTLGEIGVATVGPTLVTEIAAPGSEGRYSGLFGMAYGASSLVGPLAGTTVLDAAGPTTLWGSCAVSGIAAAAAAFALRGAMLRRTALARPG
- a CDS encoding coproporphyrinogen-III oxidase family protein, which encodes MPIEQLAEIGILQPIENYYLVGTYPPLKAMGEITPTETFAGLTRNANIYLHLPFCEQRCTFCHFAKEIRPDSPRVTRYLAALHRELEIVTGMLPHPVTAETVYFGGGTPSYLSAAQITALFARLRRHIDVPDTAEITFELHPSVIDAPDYTDRLDALRDAGVNRWVFGVQSMDDRVLRKLNRGHEASHVYRLLDLLHERGLDNHSVDLIFGLPYQTEENWYTTLTSLIGYGVDKFNIFPLMFKQADPISAHYRNEPGIFPDLRRRLLMHFMTEALTRRLGFRRGPLFYYSKAATHSRQQENKYDSIEDTNLLPFGVSGFGYVGNTQYYNDCTMDGYMQRVEAGRPSVWHGVHLSTDERMRRAVMFNLRSRGVGREDFRRRYGVDPAEHFAAELAPYREHDLIRIDDDAIRLTDKGVPVADSVALRLVSPQVLTRVQDANSRIVDLKRDPLDRYDFSPLERDPVGAGVSTAGRRPLLPTVEH
- a CDS encoding GNAT family N-acetyltransferase — its product is MYGVAEPAVPLRKIIHWWAVTADIGMQDDDCNLGTAFVPAGHFYEMHIPVPGDERRRTDRDRARQSGADWLLYPQIRTTGDTTALARDGFLDLPWFMEAQYQVRAGVDDDLRAQLGNSRYRDLRRLVRRAAAEYDYRVLDGAGAAADPAALKDFDRLHALNLAKYGHRYNHLSSTALELVLDSPLRDRTRLFLRQSRADGATVQVVLCFLDPTGTELTILAQGIDPALVTPGQNVYRAAFYELFRWGEGHGIGVFSLGRGNEVKKLDVGANTYHLLANHIGGVSGADPAVFAPMRARLREFFDRVIGELESTGGDRVTVRR